In Nitrospira sp., one genomic interval encodes:
- a CDS encoding SH3 domain-containing protein, with product MVNRGRSLRWLGVVLGIGLFLWGPEAFAETVYVQAKTVQLRAGKTSLDAVVGTVKFGEALEVVGRDGTWLDVKTSSGTRGWIFANKTGAVKPAGKSDTLAKLGQSMRGGEASQTTASAGVRGLDKASESYADRAGISAKDREAVDRMTAYHLSDQEVEDFMREGGLGEYAK from the coding sequence ATGGTGAACAGAGGACGGTCGCTGCGCTGGTTGGGGGTGGTCTTAGGAATCGGCCTATTCCTGTGGGGTCCCGAGGCCTTCGCGGAAACGGTCTATGTGCAGGCCAAGACCGTGCAACTCCGGGCAGGAAAAACCTCTCTGGATGCGGTCGTGGGCACGGTGAAGTTCGGCGAGGCTTTGGAGGTCGTCGGACGCGACGGGACCTGGCTGGACGTGAAGACCTCGTCAGGCACACGTGGTTGGATCTTCGCCAACAAGACCGGGGCCGTGAAACCCGCCGGCAAGAGCGACACCTTGGCCAAGCTCGGTCAGAGCATGAGGGGCGGGGAGGCGTCGCAGACGACCGCTTCCGCCGGCGTGCGGGGGCTGGATAAGGCCTCGGAGAGTTATGCGGATCGAGCCGGGATTTCCGCCAAGGATCGGGAAGCCGTGGACCGGATGACGGCCTATCACCTGTCGGACCAAGAGGTTGAAGACTTCATGCGGGAGGGAGGGCTCGGTGAATATGCGAAGTGA
- a CDS encoding adenylate/guanylate cyclase domain-containing protein, whose protein sequence is MALSPRNKKILSALAVGVAVFVLMGGLRLTRWLEVAEHKALDHLVRRYADPAKADSSLLLLAIDESSLEAFGRWPWPRDRHGFVVRYLKEAGAKAVVFDVMFFEPDENAEEYDHSFADDLAAAGNVFLPMLFQAEPSSLPPDLLSRVTVPVARRGDREGAAVPHEAGVKTPIPLLAQQARGLGVINLSADADGPTRRIPLLGLVNGKAMPHLSLAVARHLLGTEQVVLEEDRLQIGPRSVPLEPDGTMLLDWHGPLEQTYHVGKYSVGRVLQAFAQQQRGERPSLDPTLFKDKVIFIAGTAAGLYDLRVTPFSSATPGVLIHMAALDNLLHGRALSSAPAWFSFLTLLVLCVTSAGAFMLPRSYPVKFGVTLALALAYYGLAVHAFAGHGRWLDLVFPEVALAVTFGAAATVEYVTEGRQRRLMRAAFDKYMSAEVVEEIMRHPEAIKLGGEQKEISIFFSDIVGFTTISEQLSPEELVALLNRYLSAMTTIIKNGHRGNVNKYLGDGIMALFGAPLTDPRHASLACFAALDCQAELTRLREQWAQEGLPAIAARIGINSGPCIVGNMGSQERMEYTVTGDAVNLASRLEGAGKFYGVRILIGQRTAELAKNDVEVREIDLLRVKGKHEPVVVFELLARKGQLDQHRARVVEFYRQGLAVYKAREFSTACARFAEALALDEADGPSRVYLERATHYRETPPPSDWDGVYELTSK, encoded by the coding sequence ATGGCCCTCTCCCCTCGCAACAAGAAAATCCTGTCGGCCCTCGCGGTGGGGGTGGCGGTCTTCGTCCTGATGGGCGGGCTGCGCCTGACGCGGTGGCTCGAAGTGGCGGAACACAAGGCGTTGGACCATCTCGTGCGGCGGTACGCCGATCCTGCCAAGGCGGATTCCAGCCTCCTGTTGCTGGCCATCGATGAGTCGAGTCTCGAAGCCTTCGGACGATGGCCCTGGCCTCGCGATCGGCACGGCTTCGTCGTGCGGTACCTGAAAGAAGCCGGCGCCAAGGCCGTGGTGTTCGACGTGATGTTCTTCGAACCCGACGAGAATGCCGAGGAATACGACCACAGTTTCGCCGATGACCTCGCGGCCGCCGGCAACGTCTTCCTGCCGATGCTCTTTCAAGCGGAGCCGTCTTCTCTGCCGCCGGATCTGCTGAGCCGGGTGACAGTGCCGGTCGCGAGGAGGGGAGACCGAGAGGGGGCGGCCGTTCCCCATGAGGCAGGGGTGAAGACGCCGATTCCCCTTCTGGCGCAACAGGCCCGCGGCTTAGGGGTGATCAACCTCTCCGCCGATGCGGACGGTCCGACCAGGCGCATTCCCCTGTTGGGGTTGGTGAACGGCAAGGCGATGCCGCATTTGTCCTTGGCGGTCGCGCGGCATCTGCTGGGCACGGAGCAAGTGGTGCTTGAAGAGGACCGCCTGCAGATCGGCCCGCGGAGCGTCCCGCTGGAGCCGGACGGCACGATGCTGCTCGACTGGCACGGCCCTTTAGAGCAGACCTATCACGTGGGGAAGTATTCGGTCGGCCGGGTCCTCCAGGCCTTTGCACAACAGCAGCGGGGTGAACGACCGTCGCTCGATCCGACCCTGTTCAAGGATAAGGTGATCTTCATCGCGGGCACGGCGGCCGGTCTGTACGACCTGCGCGTGACGCCCTTCTCGTCCGCCACGCCCGGCGTGTTGATCCATATGGCGGCCCTGGACAATCTGCTGCATGGCCGGGCGCTCAGTTCGGCCCCTGCGTGGTTCTCGTTCCTCACGTTGCTCGTCCTCTGTGTCACCTCCGCCGGAGCCTTCATGCTGCCGCGGTCCTATCCGGTGAAATTCGGCGTCACGCTGGCGCTGGCCCTGGCCTATTATGGCCTGGCCGTCCATGCGTTCGCCGGCCATGGACGCTGGCTGGATCTGGTATTTCCCGAAGTGGCCTTGGCGGTCACGTTCGGCGCGGCGGCGACGGTGGAATATGTCACCGAGGGGAGGCAACGTCGGCTTATGCGCGCCGCCTTCGACAAGTACATGTCCGCCGAGGTGGTGGAAGAGATCATGCGCCATCCCGAGGCCATCAAGCTCGGCGGTGAACAGAAGGAGATCTCGATCTTCTTCTCCGACATCGTGGGCTTCACCACCATCTCTGAGCAGCTGTCGCCCGAAGAGCTCGTGGCGCTGCTCAATCGCTACCTTTCGGCGATGACGACCATCATCAAGAACGGCCATCGCGGAAACGTGAACAAGTACCTAGGCGACGGCATCATGGCCCTCTTCGGCGCGCCCTTGACGGACCCGCGCCATGCCTCGCTGGCCTGTTTTGCGGCACTCGATTGCCAGGCCGAACTGACTCGTCTGCGAGAGCAGTGGGCACAGGAGGGGCTTCCGGCGATCGCCGCCCGCATCGGCATCAATTCCGGACCCTGCATCGTCGGCAACATGGGCTCCCAGGAGCGGATGGAATATACCGTGACCGGCGATGCCGTGAATTTGGCATCTCGTCTGGAAGGGGCGGGCAAGTTTTATGGGGTCCGGATCCTCATCGGGCAACGGACGGCGGAACTGGCCAAGAACGACGTTGAAGTGCGCGAGATCGATCTGTTACGAGTGAAGGGCAAGCACGAGCCGGTGGTGGTGTTCGAACTGCTTGCGAGGAAGGGGCAGTTGGATCAGCACAGGGCTCGCGTCGTCGAGTTCTACCGGCAGGGGTTGGCGGTCTACAAGGCACGCGAGTTCTCGACTGCTTGCGCCAGGTTTGCCGAGGCTCTCGCTCTTGACGAGGCGGATGGGCCGTCGCGAGTTTATCTGGAACGGGCGACCCATTACCGGGAGACACCCCCGCCTTCAGATTGGGACGGGGTCTACGAACTGACATCGAAGTGA